A genomic stretch from Candidatus Krumholzibacteriia bacterium includes:
- a CDS encoding HAD-IIB family hydrolase: protein MKPADAAADERSTPVRHLLVSDVDDTLLGDDEALAEFRSWYESARSWLDLAYASGRFVDSVVASIHEEGLPAPIAVIGGVGTQIRWYPSGDRVEEWPVTAGERWSADRVREVLASVDGLRPQPAASQSEYKISYYFENASPGQLKALRDLLDEAGLSTDLVYSSRRDLDVVPRGVNKGSAARYLTEQLDVPDDHVLVSGNSANDRELFLPGFRGIVVGNADDELKSVGAEGAYLARQGHARGVLEGIRAWTESGERS, encoded by the coding sequence ATGAAGCCCGCCGACGCCGCCGCCGACGAACGATCGACACCGGTGCGGCACCTGCTCGTCAGCGACGTCGACGACACGCTGCTGGGCGACGACGAGGCGCTCGCCGAGTTCCGCTCGTGGTACGAGAGCGCGCGGTCCTGGCTCGACCTGGCCTACGCCTCGGGTCGGTTCGTCGATTCCGTCGTTGCTTCGATCCACGAGGAGGGCCTGCCCGCGCCGATCGCGGTGATCGGCGGAGTGGGCACGCAGATCCGATGGTACCCGAGTGGCGATCGTGTCGAGGAATGGCCGGTCACGGCGGGCGAGCGTTGGAGCGCCGACCGGGTGAGGGAGGTGCTCGCGAGCGTCGACGGTCTGCGGCCGCAGCCTGCGGCCTCGCAATCGGAGTACAAGATCAGCTACTACTTCGAGAACGCCTCGCCGGGGCAGTTGAAGGCACTGCGGGACCTGCTCGACGAGGCCGGGCTCTCGACCGACCTCGTCTACAGTTCGCGGCGCGACCTCGACGTGGTCCCCCGCGGGGTGAACAAGGGCTCGGCCGCGCGCTACCTGACCGAGCAGCTCGACGTTCCCGACGACCACGTGCTGGTGAGCGGGAACTCGGCCAACGACCGCGAACTGTTCCTGCCGGGATTCCGCGGCATCGTCGTGGGCAATGCCGACGACGAGCTGAAGTCCGTGGGGGCGGAGGGTGCGTACCTGGCCCGGCAGGGCCACGCGCGCGGAGTCCTGGAGGGGATCCGCGCCTGGACCGAGAGCGGTGAGCGCTCTTGA
- a CDS encoding glycoside hydrolase 100 family protein: protein MSDDFVSREGYERALELLVACSTEDGFLAATENTANYRRVWGRDGSIAGLAALASGQDDLIATTRRTLETLAAHQGPHGEIPSNVDVRTERISYGGTTGRVDANLWFAVACGQYFERTGDEELLDTIMPTLEAVRFLLGAWEFNSRGLLYVPATGDWADEYVHAGYVLYDQLLYLQALREFCRLHEHLHGSRDHELCDRTTRLERIIRTNYWIDPNGDEIPPEAYHEVLYAKARDVSADRRGCYWLPFFAPGGYGYRFDAFANVLASLLGVSDEEQCGTVDDFTAEVTDDSWLLPAFHPVITPRHEDWTELQVTFSYEFKNEPHEYHNGGRWPLVTGFHVADLARRDQLDRARSYLQGIHRANRSPDEDGEPWSFPEFLHGTQHTPGGTRDLAWSAAAAVIGEHAVRGEPILR from the coding sequence TTGAGCGACGACTTCGTCTCGCGCGAGGGCTACGAGCGGGCCCTGGAGCTCCTCGTGGCGTGCAGCACCGAGGACGGCTTCCTGGCCGCGACCGAGAACACGGCCAACTACCGCCGGGTGTGGGGCCGCGACGGATCGATCGCCGGACTGGCCGCCCTCGCGTCGGGCCAGGACGACCTGATCGCCACGACTCGGCGCACGCTCGAGACCCTGGCCGCCCACCAGGGGCCGCACGGCGAGATCCCGAGCAACGTCGACGTCCGCACCGAACGGATCAGCTACGGTGGTACCACCGGCCGCGTCGACGCCAACCTGTGGTTCGCGGTCGCCTGCGGTCAGTACTTCGAGCGCACCGGCGACGAGGAGCTCCTCGACACGATCATGCCCACCCTCGAGGCGGTGCGCTTCCTCCTCGGTGCCTGGGAGTTCAACTCACGCGGGTTGTTGTACGTGCCCGCCACCGGTGACTGGGCCGACGAATACGTACACGCCGGCTACGTTCTGTACGACCAGTTGCTCTACCTGCAGGCCCTGCGCGAGTTCTGTCGCCTGCACGAGCATCTCCACGGAAGCCGCGACCACGAGCTGTGCGACCGCACCACACGCCTGGAACGGATCATCCGCACGAACTACTGGATCGATCCGAACGGCGACGAGATCCCGCCCGAGGCCTACCACGAGGTCCTGTACGCCAAGGCGCGCGACGTCTCGGCCGACCGGCGGGGTTGCTACTGGCTTCCCTTCTTCGCGCCCGGTGGCTACGGCTACCGCTTCGACGCCTTCGCCAACGTGCTGGCGTCGCTGCTCGGGGTGTCCGACGAGGAGCAGTGTGGCACCGTGGACGACTTCACCGCCGAGGTCACCGACGACTCGTGGTTGTTGCCCGCCTTCCACCCGGTGATCACGCCGCGCCACGAGGACTGGACCGAACTGCAGGTCACCTTCTCCTACGAGTTCAAGAACGAGCCCCACGAGTACCACAACGGGGGACGCTGGCCGCTGGTCACCGGATTCCACGTGGCCGATCTCGCCCGCCGCGACCAGCTCGACCGGGCGCGCTCGTACCTGCAGGGGATCCACCGGGCGAACCGCAGCCCCGACGAGGACGGCGAGCCGTGGTCGTTCCCGGAGTTCCTGCACGGCACCCAGCACACGCCCGGCGGGACCCGCGACCTGGCGTGGAGTGCGGCCGCCGCCGTGATCGGCGAGCACGCGGTGCGCGGTGAGCCGATCCTGCGGTGA
- a CDS encoding 2OG-Fe(II) oxygenase has translation MNAISDPRDRSAGKPRPRSICPRFAEHADRIVAGLADHGHVVVDDFVTADFVERLRTEAHALRTTGAFRPAGVGRGASWRRVLEVRGDEVLWVDPARPTREQAPLLTVMEDLRLVLNRHLYLGLTDYEAHLAVYPAGHTYVRHRDQHSDSDARVVTTSLYLNDDWAPGDGGRLRVFLDDGRTLEVPPAGGVLVVFLSQDLEHEVLPARRERTSWTGWMRRASRGR, from the coding sequence TTGAACGCGATCTCCGATCCCCGCGACCGGTCGGCGGGGAAGCCGCGGCCACGGTCCATCTGCCCCCGTTTCGCCGAGCACGCCGACCGCATCGTGGCCGGCCTCGCCGACCACGGCCACGTCGTCGTCGACGACTTCGTCACGGCCGATTTCGTCGAGCGCCTCCGCACCGAGGCTCATGCGCTGCGGACCACCGGCGCCTTCCGACCGGCCGGCGTGGGCCGCGGCGCGAGCTGGCGGCGCGTCCTCGAGGTTCGCGGCGACGAGGTGCTCTGGGTGGATCCCGCCCGGCCGACCCGCGAACAGGCCCCGCTCCTGACGGTCATGGAGGATCTGCGCCTCGTCCTGAACCGGCACCTCTACCTCGGTCTGACCGACTACGAGGCCCACCTGGCCGTCTACCCGGCCGGCCACACCTACGTGCGCCACCGCGACCAGCACTCCGACAGCGACGCCCGGGTCGTCACCACGAGCCTCTACCTGAACGACGACTGGGCCCCCGGCGACGGCGGGCGCCTGCGCGTGTTCCTCGACGACGGAAGGACCCTGGAGGTTCCCCCGGCCGGCGGCGTGCTGGTCGTCTTCCTGAGTCAGGACTTGGAACACGAGGTGCTCCCGGCGCGCCGGGAACGGACCAGTTGGACCGGCTGGATGCGCCGGGCGTCCCGCGGCCGCTGA
- a CDS encoding cobalamin-independent methionine synthase II family protein — protein MFDVTTVGSWPRSKELLKALRARQKGRMSREDFARIADDEVRACVARQEQAGVDVVTDGEHHRDNFYSFVTDKLEGTELMSLAEMLDTVEDKSSFDEMLATLDVPASAIKNPTCTGRLERREPLAVDELRFVQELTDTPVKVTLPGPYLLTRSMWVNGYSNRSYGDKTEMGDDVVRILHDELVDLRDAGAAIVQFDEPVLTEIVMGEDCDRRTFMUATLATRRDAGAELEYAADLINRVIGGVEGVRTAMHVCRGNWSRREDVLLTGDYAKLLPCFEAMEVDQLVLEYATPRAGDIEVVGSALNDREIGLGVVNPRTDDPEPVEDIVRQAERALEFWRPEQILLNPDCGFGCFANRCVNEAENAGRKLDAMVAASRVLRERHG, from the coding sequence ATGTTCGACGTCACCACCGTGGGCAGCTGGCCCCGGAGCAAGGAACTGCTGAAGGCCCTCCGTGCGCGGCAGAAGGGTCGCATGTCCCGCGAGGACTTCGCCCGGATCGCCGACGACGAGGTCCGGGCCTGCGTCGCACGCCAGGAGCAGGCGGGTGTCGACGTCGTGACCGACGGCGAGCACCACCGCGACAACTTCTACTCGTTCGTGACCGACAAGCTCGAGGGGACCGAGCTCATGTCGCTGGCCGAGATGCTCGACACCGTCGAGGACAAGTCGAGCTTCGACGAGATGCTCGCCACGCTCGACGTCCCGGCATCGGCCATCAAGAACCCGACGTGCACGGGACGCCTCGAGCGCCGCGAGCCCCTGGCCGTGGACGAGCTCCGCTTCGTGCAGGAACTCACCGACACGCCCGTGAAGGTCACCCTGCCGGGACCCTACCTGCTCACCCGCTCCATGTGGGTGAACGGCTACTCCAACCGTTCCTACGGTGACAAGACCGAGATGGGCGACGACGTCGTCCGGATCCTGCACGACGAACTCGTCGACCTGCGGGACGCCGGCGCGGCCATCGTGCAGTTCGACGAGCCGGTGCTCACCGAGATCGTCATGGGTGAGGACTGCGACCGCCGCACCTTCATGTGAGCGACCCTGGCGACCCGCCGGGACGCGGGTGCAGAGCTCGAATACGCGGCCGACCTGATCAACCGGGTGATCGGAGGTGTCGAGGGCGTACGCACGGCCATGCACGTGTGCCGCGGCAACTGGAGCCGCCGTGAGGACGTGTTGCTGACCGGCGACTACGCGAAACTGTTGCCCTGCTTCGAGGCCATGGAGGTCGACCAGCTCGTGCTGGAGTACGCCACGCCCAGGGCCGGTGACATCGAGGTCGTCGGAAGCGCGCTGAACGATCGCGAGATCGGCCTGGGCGTGGTGAACCCGCGGACCGACGATCCCGAGCCCGTCGAGGACATCGTGCGGCAGGCCGAGCGGGCCCTCGAGTTCTGGCGACCCGAGCAGATCCTGCTGAATCCCGACTGCGGCTTCGGCTGCTTCGCCAACCGGTGCGTCAACGAGGCCGAGAACGCCGGCCGCAAACTCGACGCCATGGTCGCGGCCTCACGGGTGCTCCGGGAGAGACACGGCTAG
- a CDS encoding prolyl oligopeptidase family serine peptidase, with amino-acid sequence MPRFVLLLTLGALLVTTPALASDDDPYLWLEEVEGEKALEWVEERSAEDTAELEAIPEFDEIHQELLEIYNSQDRIPYVSIQGPWLYNFWRDAEHVRGVWRRTFLDSYLSDEPVWETVIDVDALAEEEGENWVWKGAQGLGPDYRRYLVNLSRGGGDATVVREFDAATRTWVEDGFQLPEAKSNVGWKDIDTVWVGTDFGEGSLTDSGYPRLVKLWERGTPLEEAELVYAGEQTDVSVGAFTNRTDQGDYDLVYQTPEFFRGTYRMLLDGHLVKLDIPSDAQPRGFFEGQMMLSLRSDWEVDGTTYPKGALLSIDLDAFLAGGRDFDVIFEPSERVSLSGVSNTRSRLLLVTLDNVRSRLYELTYDDGAWTRDEVELPGMGSVGLAATSDQHDHYFLTYTDPLTPSSLYLKRPGAEPEKVKSTPEYFDASGMDVVQYEAESADGTMIPYFVMTPKGFEADGQNPTLLYGYGGFEVSMLPRYSAATGKAWVERGGVYVIANIRGGGEFGPRWHQAALRENRQRAYDDFIAVAEDLIDRDITSREHLGIAGGSNGGLLVGAVMVQRPELFEAVVCQVPLLDMKRYHQLLAGASWMAEYGNPDTDDWKYMKEWSPYQNVEEDADYPRALFYTSTRDDRVHPGHARKMVKKMTDMGHDVLYYENTEGGHGMAANQNQRAYMWALTYAYLFDMLR; translated from the coding sequence ATGCCCCGCTTCGTCCTGCTGTTGACCCTCGGTGCCCTGCTGGTGACCACACCGGCCCTGGCCTCCGACGACGACCCCTACCTGTGGTTGGAGGAGGTCGAGGGCGAGAAGGCCCTCGAGTGGGTCGAGGAGCGCAGCGCCGAGGACACCGCCGAGCTCGAGGCCATCCCCGAGTTCGACGAGATCCACCAGGAGCTGCTCGAGATCTACAACTCGCAGGACCGGATCCCCTACGTGTCGATCCAGGGCCCGTGGCTCTACAACTTCTGGCGCGACGCCGAGCACGTGCGCGGCGTCTGGCGCCGGACCTTCCTCGACTCGTACCTGAGCGACGAGCCCGTCTGGGAGACGGTGATCGACGTCGACGCCCTGGCCGAGGAAGAGGGCGAGAACTGGGTCTGGAAGGGTGCCCAGGGCCTGGGGCCGGACTACCGGCGCTACCTGGTGAACCTCTCGCGCGGCGGGGGCGACGCCACCGTGGTCCGCGAGTTCGACGCCGCGACCAGGACCTGGGTCGAGGACGGCTTCCAGCTGCCCGAGGCGAAGTCGAACGTCGGCTGGAAGGACATCGACACCGTCTGGGTGGGCACCGACTTCGGCGAGGGCTCGCTCACCGATTCGGGCTATCCGCGCCTGGTGAAGCTGTGGGAGCGGGGCACCCCGCTCGAGGAGGCCGAGCTGGTCTACGCCGGCGAGCAGACGGACGTCTCGGTCGGTGCCTTCACCAACCGCACCGACCAGGGCGACTACGACCTCGTCTACCAGACGCCGGAGTTCTTCCGCGGAACGTACCGCATGCTGCTCGACGGCCATCTGGTGAAGCTCGACATCCCGAGCGACGCCCAGCCCCGTGGCTTCTTCGAGGGCCAGATGATGCTCTCGTTGCGGTCGGACTGGGAGGTCGACGGCACGACGTATCCGAAGGGCGCGCTGTTGTCGATCGACCTCGACGCCTTCCTCGCCGGTGGCCGCGACTTCGACGTGATCTTCGAGCCCAGCGAGCGTGTCTCGCTGTCGGGCGTGAGCAACACGCGCAGCCGTCTGCTGCTGGTCACCCTCGACAACGTGCGCAGCCGTCTGTACGAGCTGACCTACGACGACGGCGCCTGGACGCGCGACGAGGTCGAACTGCCCGGCATGGGTTCGGTCGGCCTGGCCGCCACCAGCGATCAGCACGACCACTACTTCCTCACCTACACCGATCCGCTCACACCCTCGAGCCTCTACCTGAAGCGTCCGGGCGCCGAGCCCGAGAAGGTGAAGAGCACGCCCGAGTACTTCGACGCCTCGGGCATGGACGTGGTGCAGTACGAGGCCGAGTCGGCCGACGGCACCATGATCCCCTACTTCGTCATGACCCCGAAGGGATTCGAGGCCGACGGCCAGAACCCGACGCTGCTGTACGGATACGGCGGCTTCGAGGTGTCCATGCTGCCGCGCTACTCCGCGGCCACGGGCAAGGCCTGGGTCGAGCGCGGCGGCGTGTACGTGATCGCCAACATCCGCGGCGGCGGTGAGTTCGGTCCGCGCTGGCACCAGGCGGCCCTGCGCGAGAACCGCCAGCGGGCCTACGACGACTTCATCGCCGTGGCCGAGGACCTGATCGACCGCGACATCACCTCGCGCGAACACCTCGGCATCGCCGGCGGCAGCAACGGCGGCCTGCTGGTCGGTGCGGTCATGGTGCAGCGCCCCGAGCTGTTCGAAGCGGTCGTCTGCCAGGTCCCGCTGCTCGACATGAAGCGTTACCACCAGCTCCTGGCCGGCGCGAGTTGGATGGCCGAGTACGGCAACCCCGACACCGACGACTGGAAGTACATGAAGGAGTGGTCGCCGTACCAGAACGTCGAGGAGGACGCCGACTACCCGCGCGCGCTCTTCTACACCTCGACCCGCGACGACCGGGTACACCCCGGCCACGCGCGCAAGATGGTGAAGAAGATGACCGACATGGGCCACGACGTGCTGTACTACGAGAACACCGAGGGCGGCCACGGCATGGCTGCCAACCAGAACCAGCGCGCGTACATGTGGGCGCTCACCTACGCCTACCTGTTCGACATGCTGCGCTAG
- a CDS encoding SDR family NAD(P)-dependent oxidoreductase has protein sequence MDSAQKLVLVTGSSSGIGRALVDLLLRDDWHVVGVARRDPGIEHDRYTHHAADLSELQSLPGLVDEVVGARLDGVERLGLVNNAALFGSLSWMRAVEATDLGRMFAVNSAAPQFLMGRFAKIRPAGSRLRIVNVSSGAAHSAYPGLGDYCATKAALRIAGQTLAAEFEEAGLQSHEAAVFSYEPGLVETDMQREARSTSPDHFPGHQTFNDFRAQGLLHRPEDVVGEMAAFLGTDPDSWFTERRYGED, from the coding sequence TCCGCGCAGAAACTGGTACTGGTCACGGGAAGCAGTTCGGGCATCGGCCGCGCCCTGGTCGACCTCCTGCTCCGCGACGACTGGCATGTGGTCGGTGTGGCGCGCCGGGACCCCGGGATCGAGCACGATCGCTACACGCACCACGCCGCGGACCTGAGCGAACTTCAGTCCCTGCCCGGGCTCGTCGACGAAGTGGTCGGCGCCCGGCTCGACGGCGTCGAGCGACTGGGACTGGTGAACAATGCGGCCCTGTTCGGCTCGCTGAGCTGGATGCGTGCCGTCGAGGCCACCGATCTGGGGCGGATGTTCGCCGTGAATTCGGCGGCCCCGCAGTTCCTCATGGGCCGGTTCGCGAAGATCCGGCCGGCGGGCTCCCGGCTGCGGATCGTGAACGTGTCGTCGGGAGCCGCCCATTCCGCCTACCCCGGCCTGGGCGACTACTGCGCCACCAAGGCCGCGCTGCGGATCGCCGGCCAGACCCTGGCCGCCGAGTTCGAGGAGGCCGGACTGCAGTCCCACGAGGCCGCGGTGTTCAGCTACGAACCCGGCCTGGTCGAGACCGACATGCAGCGCGAGGCCCGCTCGACCTCGCCCGACCACTTCCCGGGCCACCAGACCTTCAACGACTTCCGGGCCCAGGGCCTGCTGCACCGCCCGGAGGACGTGGTCGGCGAGATGGCCGCGTTCCTCGGAACCGATCCGGATTCCTGGTTCACCGAGCGCCGATACGGCGAGGACTGA